The window TTGTCAGGCCGGCCAGAATCTCCGTAGAGATTGTCGTGCCATGTTCTTTCAGGTGAAAGAATTTTTCAAGCATATCGTTCCCCCAGGTTTCAAATTATACCCGATGAACGTTTTAATCGCATTGCTCAATAACAGCTTGCGGGCATCCGCATTGAATTCATTGCTATTCGCGCGCTATGGAATGAATAATATTTTTCATAATATTGCCCATTTTTCTCTTCATAAACATGCGGCATATATGCTATAAATATGCTAACCAGATTTCATTAACGGGGGATTTATGCTTTGGAAGTTTTTACCAAGCCATAAGACTGTTGCCAGGATAATAAAGATCATTGAGTCCGATGTGTCGCCGGCCCAGATAGCAGGGGGATTCAGTTTCGGAATGATAATAGGTATGACGCCTCTCTGGAACCTGCACAACCTCTTCCTCCTCTTCCTTGTCCTCATCATCCGCATCAATTGGGCCATGCTTGTGGCCATATTCGGGGTCTTTTCCGCATTCTCGTTTGCCATCGATCCTTTGTATCATTCAATAGGGATGAAACTCCTCTCCGCGGAACAGCTCCATGATTTCTGGACAAGGCTTTACAACACTCCCACTGCTACATGGACCCATTTCAACAATTCGATCGTGCTTGGGAGCCTCGTTATGTCTACTGCCATTGCCGTGCCGGGCTGGTTCGGCATGCGGTGGTTCGTGATAGGCTGGCGTGAAGGCTGGCTGAAGGAGTGGCTCGAAAAGAAGTGGAAACTTGTCACGAAGATAAAAAACTCGCGCTTCTATAAATGGTACATGAAGGCAAAGGAAGACGGCATAAGCAGGGAAGAGATCAAGGATCTGGCCAAACAGGAGCTTGAGGGAAAGATCAAGGATTCGGAGTATTACAAGGAGTTCGAAAAGGCCAAAAAAGGGGTTGAAGAGGTAAAAGCCGGAGTGGAGGACGCAAAAGAAAAATACCGGGAAACAAAAGAACAGATCGAAAAGGCGAAAGAAGGATACGAAAAGATAAAA is drawn from Nitrospinota bacterium and contains these coding sequences:
- a CDS encoding TIGR03546 family protein; the protein is MLWKFLPSHKTVARIIKIIESDVSPAQIAGGFSFGMIIGMTPLWNLHNLFLLFLVLIIRINWAMLVAIFGVFSAFSFAIDPLYHSIGMKLLSAEQLHDFWTRLYNTPTATWTHFNNSIVLGSLVMSTAIAVPGWFGMRWFVIGWREGWLKEWLEKKWKLVTKIKNSRFYKWYMKAKEDGISREEIKDLAKQELEGKIKDSEYYKEFEKAKKGVEEVKAGVEDAKEKYRETKEQIEKAKEGYEKIKNYKESKYFKLFDKLRNFRESGAYKIFARVKGWIS